The Acinetobacter sp. SAAs474 DNA window GGAATTCCAATTATTGTTGCGGGACAGGTTTCTGGTGTTGATACCTTTGAAATTAGTCAGATGGTTGGTCGTCAACTACCGATTATGGTCCCGATTGTACTGTTTTGGATTATGGCGATTATGGATGGCTGGAGAGGTGTAAAAGAAACTTGGCCAGCAGTTGTTGTCGGGGGCGGGGCTTTTGCCTTAGCACAGTATCTTACCGCAAACTTTGTTGGACCTGAACTGCCAGATATTACCGCAGCCATTGCATCTCTAGTTGCTTTAACTGTTTTATTCCGTTTTTGGCAACCCAAACATATTTTCCGTTTTGATCATCAAGATCACCAGAGCAACACGCATGTTACTGTAGATACTTCAATAAAATATAGCTTGGCACAAATCGCAAAAGCATGGTCTCCATTTGCAGTTTTAACTATTATGGTCACCATTTGGAGTGTGAAACCTTTTAAAGATTTATTTGTTAAAGGTGGAGCGTTACAAGATTGGGTAGTGGCGATTCAGGTACCTTATTTACATCAATTGGTACAAAAAATGCCACCTGTTGTGGCCAATATTCAAGACTATGATGCTGTATTTAAATTTGATTGGTTTTCAGCGACAGGAACGGCCATCATGTTTGCGGCAATCATCAGTATTACCTATTTAAAATTAAAACCGAAACAAGCATTGCAAACCTTTGCTGAAACCGTCAATGAACTAAAAACACCAATTTATTCAATTGGTATGGTATTGGCATTCGCTTTTATTGCCAATTATTCAGGTATGTCGGCAACTTTGGCATTAGCTTTGTCACATACTGGTCACGCATTTACATTCTTCTCACCATTTTTAGGTTGGGTCGGTGTGTTTTTAACGGGTTCGGACACTTCAGCCAATGCGCTGTTTTCTGCACTGCAAGCAACGACTGCTCAGCAAATTGGTGTACCAGAAGTCTTATTAGTCGCAGCCAATACCAGTGGTGGCGTTACAGGTAAAATGATTTCACCACAGTCAATTGCAATCGCCTGCGCTGCTGTAGGTTTGGTTGGTAAGGAAGCTGATTTATTTCGCTTTACGGTAAAGCACAGTATTATTTTTACCATGATGATCGGTATCATCATTACTTTACAAGCTTATGTGTTCCCATGGATGATTCCATAACACAATTAAAGGACCGTATGAAATGAAAGTCTCCGACAAAGTGGTACATAATCTACGCTTATTAATTGAAAAAAATAATATGCAGGTCGGAGCACGTTTACCTGCCGAACGAAAATTATGTGAACAACTCGGCGTCTCTCGCTCTTCTTTACGCGAAGCAATTCAACAATTAAGTAGTCAAGGGATGCTGATTAGTAAAGTGGGGGCAGGAACCTATTTACAGCAGTTACCTATCAATTGGTCACAACATCAAATTGTACAGCCATTAAGCCATTTAATTGATGAGGATCCTGAATATCGTTTTGATGTTCAAGAAGCGCGATTAATTTTAGAAGGTGGAACTGCCTGGTATGCAGCACAGCGGGCAACTGCAAAAGATTGTTCGAATATTCGACAGTGTTATGAGCAAATTTCGCATTATCAATCAATTGGCAATGATGAGGAAGCTGCACGTGCAGATGCCCGCTTTCATTTAGCAATTGCAGAAGCATCACATAATATTGTGTTGATTCAAATGATGCGTAGTTTGTTTGATTTATTAGAATTTAATGTCGTTTTAGGACGACAAAAAGTGTATTCAGAACCCAATCGTTTTGATCAATTACAAGATCAACATTTTCAGGTAATGGATGCCATTGAGCATCAAGATCCAGAAGCTGCACAACAAGCAGTATGTGGACATATTGAGTTTGTCATTCAACAAGTGCGTTCTATCGATGAGGAACAGGCTCGTCAACAGCGTGCAAGTCGATTAAATAGGATATAACTGATGATTATTTCTTCTGCAAATGATTACCGAGCAGCCGCGAAACGACGTTTACCGCCTTTTCTCTTTCATTATATTGATGGTGGTGCCTATGCGGAATATACCCTCAAGCACAATGTAGAAGATCTATCTAAGATTGCATTAAGACAACGTGTTTTAAATGATATGTCGCAATTAAGTCTTGAAACCAAGTTATTTAATGAAACTTTGGCGATGCCCGTAGCTCTTTCCCCTGTGGGTTTAACAGGAATGTATGCACGTCGTGGCGAAGTGCAGGCAGCAGTTGCAGCAGATCGTAAAGGAATTCCTTTTACATTATCCACCGTATCGGTCTGTCCAATCGAGGAGGTTGCACCAGCAATTCAACGACCTATGTGGTTCCAGCTTTATGTGTTGCGTGATCGCGGCTTTATGAAGAATGCCTTGGAGCGTGCTAAGGCAGCAGGCTGTTCAACCTTGGTCTTTACCGTAGATATGCCTGTACCAGGTGCACGTTATCGTGATGCACATTCAGGTATGAGTGGGCCAAATGCAGCTATGCGCCGTTATATACAATCTTGTTTTCATCCTCATTGGGCGTGGAATGTAGGACTTTTAGGACGTCCACATGATTTAGGAAATATTTCCACTTATTTGGGTAAACCAACGGGTTTGGAAGATTATATTGGTTGGCTAGGTAATAATTTTGATCCTTCCATTTCATGGAAAGATCTTGAATGGATTCGTGAATTCTGGGATGGACCTATGGTCATTAAGGGAATTTTGGATCCTGAAGATGCCAAAGATGCTGTGCGTTTTGGGGCAGATGGTATCGTGGTCTCCAATCATGGTGGACGTCAACTGGATGGTGTTCTATCGACTGCACGTGCTTTGCCACCGATTGCAGATGCTGTTAAAGGTCAGATTAAAATTCTAGCAGACTCAGGTATCCGTAATGGTTTAGATGTGGTTCGAATGCTGGCTTTGGGGGCAGATACCTGTATGTTGGGGCGTGCTTTTGTGTATGCATTAGCTGCTGAAGGTGGTGCCGGAGTGACGAATTTACTAGATTTAATTGATAAAGAGATGCGGGTAGCAATGACCTTAACAGGGGTAAAAAGTATTGCAGAGATTGGTCCAGAGTGTTTGGTGGATTTAAATCGTGAACTCAATCATATTTCAAATTCATAGATAGCCATTCTTGGATGAAGACAACCAGACATCCTTGTCTGGCATGGGGAGATTACACTTGCAAAGGGCAAGTGTTGAGGAACAACCTTTTACAATGATTTAAAAAATAATGTGGCCGCATTTTGACCTAAAATAAGTGCTTGTTCGTCAAGATCAGGTACAATCTGTTGAAAGCTATCTACGACACTGTGATAAGACACTAAGGATTCATGTTGAGTATGTGGCCAGTCACTACCCCAGATCATTTGTGTAAGGAAGCCTTTTGCCTTCAGTAAGGCAAAGGCTTTTTGCGCTGTTGCTATATGCTGTGGCGCATTACCCAAACGGTAATAACCCGAAACTTTAATCCAGTGCTGCTTTGGATTTAATAAAGTTAAGAATGTTTGATAATCAGGGTCATTAATACCAAGTGTTACATCTATACGCCCAAAATGATCAATGACAATATTGATGGGGTAATGATTTAAGATTGGTAAAACATGTATCAATATCTTTGGTGGTGCATGTAATTCAAGTTGGAAATCTAATTCAGTTAAATGTTGTAAGAGTTTAACCCATTCAGGTTGGGTAAAATCTGGTACGGTTAAACCAAATAAATTAAGACGAATCCCTACAATACCTTGTTGTTTTAATTTAACTAGCTGCGTAAGCTCGATATTTTTATCTACAACAGCAATACCTTTTAGGCGCTGTGGTGCTTGTTGAATGGCATTGAGTAAGACGTGATTATCATGACCAAAGAAACTTGGTTGTACCAATACAGCATGACTATAAGCATGTTCATCTAAATGAGCTAAAAACTGCGCAAGGCTGGCATCATACGTCGGGGTGTAGCGTGCGTTTTCAATCATTTGATCATGCTGAGAAAAAACATGTGCGTGGCTGTCAATACGGATCATTTTAAACTCACAAAATAACGTTAAGAACAATAATTGCAATCAGTGCAGCAACAACACCTACAGGAATTGCTCTAAATAATAATTGGTTAAAAAGTGTATTTTTATCTACATGTTCTGGTAATGAAGCCATGATTAAACTACCGCCAGAGGAGAATGGCGAGATGGATGAAGATTGAGCACCAGCAATAATACAGATGAATAACAGCATTGGATTTAAGCCTGAAGCCAGAGCAATCGCTGGAACAATCGGGAATAATGTGGGCGCAACAACACCTAAAGTACTTGAAAAAATAGACATAATTGCACTAATCAGACAAAGTAGAATGGGAATGAGCCAGATGGGTACATGTTGAGTAAGCCATTGTGTAAGAATATCAATAATGCCTACTTTCACCCCAAGGGCTATCAGCATACCAACACCACAAATCATGATTAATGTTCCCCAAGGAACGAATGCAATCACCTTTTTTTCATCAGCGAGTTTCATCCATAAACTGATTAATGCAAATAAGATGGCAATAAATGCAATATCGATTTTTGAATTAAGAAAGTGAATCAGTGCTTGATCAGGAAAAATTAAATGCAAAATAGGGAAAATCAACACGACTGCCATCATCAGTAAAATTAAAACCAATGATTTTTTTTGTATAGTATTAAAGGGAGTTGGCTGTATTTCTTCAATTTCAATGCTGCTGCGGTTACGATTCCATAAGGTATATAAGCCTAAGACAACAATAGGAATAATCATCGTGATCAAAAAAATACCTGTTGCATAGCTAAAGCTTGTTGAACTGGCAACCCCTGAGCTTTCCATTAGACTTCTAAAAATGATGCCACTTTGTGATGTCATAAAATTGGCACCAGCAAGCGCACCATAGTTGACGGCCATACCACCAATAATTAAGTTCATTTTAGTTTTTTGACAGAGCAATAAGGTAATGGGTGCCATAAATGCCAAAACGGTATAAAACCCCGCACCTAAAGCAGCAATTACCGTAGAGGCTGCAAATATGGCTAAAGGCAATAAATATGGGTATTTACGACATCGATAAAGTAAATGTTCTGCCAGACGTTCTAAGGCACCATTGGCTAAAGCAAAGTTATAAAATAAAGTCACAGCAAAAATAATAAAGAAAATTTTGACTGGCCATAATTCAGTCACTTCAGCAGGTTTCATCTCCAAACCAAAGCAGCCAATAAAATAAGCTGCAATCATGGCAAACAAACCAATATTAATTTTGGTGATATAGCCCAGTGCAATGGATAGCACGAGTGCCAATAGTATTAACGTGACCACAACAAAAACTCCCAGTCAATATATAGATCTGTATATGACAAGCATAAATATGTGTAAGCTTGTAACATATAGACATTTAGTCGTATATACATATATATGAGTTGCTTGGTATTAAAGCTTGATATGGTAATATTGTCAAACTTTCATTCAATAACTGTGTTTACAAATGCTTGATGATATTGCATTTAAAGATCTAAAATTGCCGCGTTATGTACAAATCCGGTGGCAATTACAAAAACTTTTGGTCAATTCTAAATGGAAAGTTGATCAGCCGATTCCGAGTGAACAAGAACTTGTCAGCCAATATGGTGTATCGATTGGGACAATTCGTAAAGCTGTAGAATGTTTAGTCGAAGATGGTTTTTTGGTGAAAATACAAGGTAAAGGGACCTTTTTAAAATATCCTGATTTTAAATTTTCCTTAATGCGTTTTTTTCGTTTACGTGATCAGGATGGTGAGTATGTATCTCCATTGGCAGAAGTTAAAAAACTGATGCTTATTCCTGCACAGTCAGAAATTAATCAACATTTAGGTTTGGCTCCAGATGCTGAGCTTATTTATATAGAACGTGTTCGAAAACATGCAGATACCGTGCTATTAAGTGAAAAAATTTGGTTGTCTGCACAATTATTTAGCCCTTTAAAAGCAATACCATTAAAAAAAATCGGTAATTTACTGTATCCTTTTTATTATGAGCAATGTGGCCAATTCGTCATCTCCGCCCATGAACATTTATCATTTATCATGCATCATCACGATGAATATTTAGCAACCCCGACCATTGTGCCACTGGTCAAAGTTTGTCGATGGGCAAAAAATATGGAAGGAAAGGTGATTGAATATCGTGAGTCCTATGGTTTGGCACAAAATTTTAGTTATGAGTTAGCAATTCATTGATACTTTTTGGTCGCTGAATGATCACTGTTGCTGTGCAATGACTGAATCTTATCGAGATGAACTATATTTTCTAGATGCGATAAAAACTGAATAATCCATACTGTAACAATCTTTAGCGGAAGCTATAGGAAATCCATGATTTCTTATAGCTTTCTGAAGAACTATTTTTCGCCATTAGCAGATAAATGAAATTATAATAAGCTCACATTTTATTTGAATGAATTGATTTAAACCAATCTATAAGGACCAGTTGAGCTTGTTGTTGTAATTGTTTGCTATAACGGAGATGATCCTGACGAAGCGTCACGATATCAATGTTGGCCTGTCGTAATTCTACATGATGTCCAATCAGCCAACGTTCAAAGTGATGTGGGTCAATTTCGATATGACATTGTAAGGCTAAAATATATTGACCAATAGCAAAGGCTTGATGTGGATAATACCTAGAACTGGCCAACAGATCTGCTGAATCTGGTAAATCAAAAGTATCACCATGCCAATGTAAAACCGCACAATGATTTAAATGTCGTAGTGGTGAATGTTGACCTTTGATGCTGAGTGTCAGTGGGCTCCAACCAATTTCTTTGCTTGGCCCTGAATAAACATGTGCGCCTAAAGCTGCTGCAATTAATTGTGCACCTAAACAAATGCCAAGCGTAGGATGATGCTGTTTAAGGCGCAGCTTTAATTGTTGAATAAAATTGGAGAGGTAGGGGTAATCTTGAGTTTCATATACACCAATTGGTCCACCTAAAATTATAATGGGATCTGGGGTATTTAAGATATCGTCCATGTCGTCAACACCCAGTTGTCGATATCGAATCTCATAGCCCAACTGCTGCAGTATAGGCGTAAAACTCCCCAAATCTTCAAAGGCTAAACTTTGAATTGCATAGATTATTTTCATGATGCTATCTCATGTGTAGATTGATCAAGTGTTTGACATAGGAGATATATTTGTTGGGCTAAATATTCGATTTCTGCATCAGTAATGATAAGAGGGGGTAATAAACGAATCACTTTTCCTTGTGTAACATTTAATAATAACGAAAATTGATCACAAGCCAATTGTGGCAGTGCATCGACAACAGTCGTCAGTTCAATACCAATCATGAGTCCAACCCCGCGTACAGAACGGATATGCTTGAGTCCGGTGAGTTGAGTTTGTAATAAATTGATTAATTTCTGACCTTTATGATAAATATCAGCAAGATACTGCTGTTCAAGTATATTTAATACGCTATAGGCCACACGACATGCTAAGGGATTGCCACCAAATGTTGAACCATGTGTTCCTGTATGAAATAAATTGCCTAATTTTTCATTGGTTAAGCATGCTCCAATCGGTAAACCATTGGCGAGCCCTTTGGCAATAGTTAAAATATCTGGGCAAATATCAGCCTGTTGATGGTAAAACCATGTGCCTGTCCGGCCCAATCCAGATTGAATTTCATCAAAGATGAGTAACCACTGTTGTTGATCACAGTATTGTCTGAGTTGTTTTAAATAGGGCAGTGACGCAATATGGATGCCTGCTTCACCTTGAATCGGTTCAAGT harbors:
- a CDS encoding SLC13 family permease, translating into MVTLILLALVLSIALGYITKINIGLFAMIAAYFIGCFGLEMKPAEVTELWPVKIFFIIFAVTLFYNFALANGALERLAEHLLYRCRKYPYLLPLAIFAASTVIAALGAGFYTVLAFMAPITLLLCQKTKMNLIIGGMAVNYGALAGANFMTSQSGIIFRSLMESSGVASSTSFSYATGIFLITMIIPIVVLGLYTLWNRNRSSIEIEEIQPTPFNTIQKKSLVLILLMMAVVLIFPILHLIFPDQALIHFLNSKIDIAFIAILFALISLWMKLADEKKVIAFVPWGTLIMICGVGMLIALGVKVGIIDILTQWLTQHVPIWLIPILLCLISAIMSIFSSTLGVVAPTLFPIVPAIALASGLNPMLLFICIIAGAQSSSISPFSSGGSLIMASLPEHVDKNTLFNQLLFRAIPVGVVAALIAIIVLNVIL
- the lldD gene encoding FMN-dependent L-lactate dehydrogenase LldD, with the protein product MIISSANDYRAAAKRRLPPFLFHYIDGGAYAEYTLKHNVEDLSKIALRQRVLNDMSQLSLETKLFNETLAMPVALSPVGLTGMYARRGEVQAAVAADRKGIPFTLSTVSVCPIEEVAPAIQRPMWFQLYVLRDRGFMKNALERAKAAGCSTLVFTVDMPVPGARYRDAHSGMSGPNAAMRRYIQSCFHPHWAWNVGLLGRPHDLGNISTYLGKPTGLEDYIGWLGNNFDPSISWKDLEWIREFWDGPMVIKGILDPEDAKDAVRFGADGIVVSNHGGRQLDGVLSTARALPPIADAVKGQIKILADSGIRNGLDVVRMLALGADTCMLGRAFVYALAAEGGAGVTNLLDLIDKEMRVAMTLTGVKSIAEIGPECLVDLNRELNHISNS
- a CDS encoding GntR family transcriptional regulator — encoded protein: MLDDIAFKDLKLPRYVQIRWQLQKLLVNSKWKVDQPIPSEQELVSQYGVSIGTIRKAVECLVEDGFLVKIQGKGTFLKYPDFKFSLMRFFRLRDQDGEYVSPLAEVKKLMLIPAQSEINQHLGLAPDAELIYIERVRKHADTVLLSEKIWLSAQLFSPLKAIPLKKIGNLLYPFYYEQCGQFVISAHEHLSFIMHHHDEYLATPTIVPLVKVCRWAKNMEGKVIEYRESYGLAQNFSYELAIH
- the lldP gene encoding L-lactate permease, whose translation is MTMLQNWQQNYDPLGNIWFSSIIALIPIVFFFLALAVFRLKGSVAGTITVLLALAVSLFFYDMPVLMAFAALVYGFLYGLWPIAWIILGAVFLYKISVKTGQFNIIRASILSITEDQRLQMLLVGFAFGTFLEGAAGFGAPVAITAALLVGLGFKPLYAAGLCLIVNTAPVAFGAMGIPIIVAGQVSGVDTFEISQMVGRQLPIMVPIVLFWIMAIMDGWRGVKETWPAVVVGGGAFALAQYLTANFVGPELPDITAAIASLVALTVLFRFWQPKHIFRFDHQDHQSNTHVTVDTSIKYSLAQIAKAWSPFAVLTIMVTIWSVKPFKDLFVKGGALQDWVVAIQVPYLHQLVQKMPPVVANIQDYDAVFKFDWFSATGTAIMFAAIISITYLKLKPKQALQTFAETVNELKTPIYSIGMVLAFAFIANYSGMSATLALALSHTGHAFTFFSPFLGWVGVFLTGSDTSANALFSALQATTAQQIGVPEVLLVAANTSGGVTGKMISPQSIAIACAAVGLVGKEADLFRFTVKHSIIFTMMIGIIITLQAYVFPWMIP
- a CDS encoding amidohydrolase family protein; translated protein: MIRIDSHAHVFSQHDQMIENARYTPTYDASLAQFLAHLDEHAYSHAVLVQPSFFGHDNHVLLNAIQQAPQRLKGIAVVDKNIELTQLVKLKQQGIVGIRLNLFGLTVPDFTQPEWVKLLQHLTELDFQLELHAPPKILIHVLPILNHYPINIVIDHFGRIDVTLGINDPDYQTFLTLLNPKQHWIKVSGYYRLGNAPQHIATAQKAFALLKAKGFLTQMIWGSDWPHTQHESLVSYHSVVDSFQQIVPDLDEQALILGQNAATLFFKSL
- a CDS encoding aspartate aminotransferase family protein, translating into MSYLMPIYQPLDIELQHGQGCYLWDTQNRCYFDAISGVGVTLLGHAHPQIHQEIVLQSQSFLHLSNLFKHAWNERLAEKLAQISGLTRTFFCNSGTEANEAAIKLARLYGHHRGIQHPKIIVMHNAFHGRTLGALSATAKVEYRQPFYPLLSGFEFVAFNDLTAITKYQDDPDVVAVLLEPIQGEAGIHIASLPYLKQLRQYCDQQQWLLIFDEIQSGLGRTGTWFYHQQADICPDILTIAKGLANGLPIGACLTNEKLGNLFHTGTHGSTFGGNPLACRVAYSVLNILEQQYLADIYHKGQKLINLLQTQLTGLKHIRSVRGVGLMIGIELTTVVDALPQLACDQFSLLLNVTQGKVIRLLPPLIITDAEIEYLAQQIYLLCQTLDQSTHEIAS
- a CDS encoding glutamine amidotransferase; its protein translation is MKIIYAIQSLAFEDLGSFTPILQQLGYEIRYRQLGVDDMDDILNTPDPIIILGGPIGVYETQDYPYLSNFIQQLKLRLKQHHPTLGICLGAQLIAAALGAHVYSGPSKEIGWSPLTLSIKGQHSPLRHLNHCAVLHWHGDTFDLPDSADLLASSRYYPHQAFAIGQYILALQCHIEIDPHHFERWLIGHHVELRQANIDIVTLRQDHLRYSKQLQQQAQLVLIDWFKSIHSNKM
- the lldR gene encoding transcriptional regulator LldR yields the protein MKVSDKVVHNLRLLIEKNNMQVGARLPAERKLCEQLGVSRSSLREAIQQLSSQGMLISKVGAGTYLQQLPINWSQHQIVQPLSHLIDEDPEYRFDVQEARLILEGGTAWYAAQRATAKDCSNIRQCYEQISHYQSIGNDEEAARADARFHLAIAEASHNIVLIQMMRSLFDLLEFNVVLGRQKVYSEPNRFDQLQDQHFQVMDAIEHQDPEAAQQAVCGHIEFVIQQVRSIDEEQARQQRASRLNRI